A genomic region of Dickeya solani IPO 2222 contains the following coding sequences:
- a CDS encoding manganese/iron ABC transporter ATP-binding protein — protein sequence MTRHAEDAQLTVQDITVTYNNGHTAIHNASFHLHGGTICALVGVNGSGKSTLFKSIMGIVRPTTGSVSLNGLPVRQALKSNLIAYVPQTEEVDWNFPVLVEDVVMMGRYGKMSMFRIPSAEDKKQVALALERVGMADLHQRQIGELSGGQKKRVFLARALAQQAQIILLDEPFTGVDVQTENAIIKLLKTLREEGHLILVSTHNLGSVPEFCDQVVLINRTVLAVGPTESTFTHPNLEKTFGGVLRYLRLSGQQLHQDADARELTVLTDDERPAVFYGKGSLTPPHRSSADEEDKRHD from the coding sequence ATGACCCGGCACGCAGAAGACGCACAGTTGACCGTGCAGGACATCACGGTCACCTACAACAATGGTCACACCGCCATCCATAACGCCAGCTTTCATCTCCACGGCGGCACCATCTGCGCGCTGGTGGGGGTCAACGGCAGCGGAAAGTCAACGCTGTTCAAAAGCATCATGGGCATTGTCCGCCCCACCACCGGCAGCGTATCGCTCAACGGCCTGCCCGTCAGGCAGGCGCTGAAAAGCAATCTCATCGCCTATGTGCCCCAAACCGAGGAGGTGGACTGGAACTTCCCGGTGCTGGTTGAGGATGTGGTGATGATGGGGCGCTACGGCAAAATGTCGATGTTTCGCATTCCGTCAGCGGAAGACAAAAAGCAGGTAGCGCTGGCGCTGGAACGCGTTGGCATGGCGGATCTGCATCAACGCCAGATCGGCGAGCTGTCCGGCGGGCAAAAGAAACGGGTATTTCTGGCGCGCGCACTGGCGCAGCAGGCGCAAATCATCCTGCTGGACGAGCCGTTCACCGGCGTTGATGTACAGACGGAAAACGCGATTATCAAGCTGCTGAAAACGCTGCGCGAAGAGGGCCACCTGATTCTGGTGTCCACCCATAACCTTGGCAGCGTCCCTGAATTTTGCGATCAGGTGGTGCTGATCAACCGCACCGTGCTGGCGGTCGGCCCGACAGAGAGCACCTTCACCCACCCGAATCTGGAAAAAACCTTCGGCGGCGTGCTGCGTTACCTGCGCCTGTCGGGGCAACAACTGCATCAGGACGCCGATGCCCGCGAGCTGACGGTGCTGACGGACGATGAGCGCCCCGCGGTCTTTTACGGCAAGGGCAGCCTGACGCCGCCCCATCGCTCATCCGCGGATGAGGAGGACAAGCGCCATGATTGA
- a CDS encoding DMT family transporter encodes MKAKLGILLKIMSALCATLMLACVKGLHGAIPTGEVIFFRSFVALFPLLLWLKLQGSITESIKTQNIFGHVIRGLSGTGGMYFNYLALIYISLADATAISYAVPLFTVLMAAILLKETVRFYRWLAVLVGFSGIVIMLSSNLTLGHTLWASGFTFDDAALGTLFALLAAVCSATSNVQIRFLNGVETPGAIVFYFSLMTTLIGLSTTFWGWARPVGWQWALLIGCGVFGGLAQILVTLSLRYADASLLAPFDYTTLVWSMVIGYLFLDSLPGNATLLGASIIVMAGIFTLWCDQRQRKRQIIRAL; translated from the coding sequence ATGAAAGCCAAACTTGGGATATTGCTGAAAATAATGTCAGCGCTGTGTGCGACATTAATGCTGGCCTGCGTCAAAGGCTTACACGGCGCCATTCCCACCGGAGAAGTCATTTTTTTCCGCTCATTCGTCGCCCTATTTCCACTGTTGCTGTGGTTAAAACTACAAGGCAGCATTACAGAAAGCATCAAAACGCAAAATATTTTCGGCCATGTTATTCGCGGTTTATCCGGTACTGGCGGCATGTATTTTAACTATCTGGCGCTGATTTATATCTCGCTGGCCGACGCCACGGCCATCAGTTACGCCGTACCGCTATTTACCGTTCTCATGGCCGCGATATTGTTGAAAGAGACAGTACGCTTTTATCGTTGGCTGGCGGTTCTGGTCGGCTTTAGCGGCATTGTGATTATGCTGTCGTCAAACCTCACTCTCGGTCACACGTTATGGGCATCCGGCTTTACCTTTGACGACGCCGCGCTGGGAACGCTCTTTGCCTTGCTTGCGGCAGTCTGCTCCGCAACATCAAATGTACAAATTCGCTTCCTGAATGGCGTCGAAACGCCGGGGGCGATCGTTTTCTATTTTTCGCTGATGACGACGCTGATTGGCCTCTCGACCACATTTTGGGGCTGGGCTCGTCCTGTTGGCTGGCAATGGGCGTTGCTGATTGGCTGCGGCGTATTTGGCGGGCTGGCGCAAATTCTGGTCACGCTCAGCCTGCGCTATGCCGACGCCTCACTACTCGCGCCGTTTGATTACACCACGCTAGTGTGGTCGATGGTGATAGGTTATTTGTTTCTCGACAGCTTGCCCGGCAACGCCACCTTGCTTGGGGCATCGATTATCGTCATGGCCGGGATCTTCACGCTGTGGTGCGATCAGCGTCAGCGCAAAAGGCAGATAATCCGCGCGTTATAA
- a CDS encoding metal ABC transporter permease, which produces MIDALLAPFQYEYMVKAILISAVVGGTCAFLSAYLMLKGWSLMGDALSHSVVPGVAGAYALGLPYAAGAFFAGILAALAMTFIRHLTRIREDAVIGFIFSTFFAAGLLIISLNPTAVNVQSIIFGNILGIADEDILQVALIIGISLIVLCFIWKDLFVTFFDEIHARTIGLSPLRLKIIFFTLLSACTVAALQTVGAILVIAMVITPGATAWLLTDRFPRLVLIAIALGTATSAVGAWLSFFLNGATGGIIVSLQTLMFLLAFVFAPRHGLLAARRQRRLAMRK; this is translated from the coding sequence ATGATTGATGCGTTGCTGGCGCCCTTCCAGTATGAATACATGGTCAAAGCCATCCTGATAAGCGCCGTGGTCGGCGGTACCTGCGCCTTTTTGTCCGCCTACCTGATGCTGAAAGGCTGGTCGCTGATGGGCGACGCGTTGTCGCATTCGGTGGTGCCGGGCGTAGCCGGGGCTTATGCGCTGGGGCTACCCTACGCCGCCGGCGCGTTTTTCGCCGGCATTCTGGCGGCGCTCGCCATGACCTTCATCCGACATCTGACCCGTATCCGGGAAGACGCGGTGATCGGGTTTATCTTCTCCACGTTTTTTGCCGCCGGGCTGCTGATCATTTCGCTGAACCCGACCGCGGTGAACGTGCAATCGATCATTTTCGGCAATATTCTCGGCATTGCGGATGAAGATATCCTGCAGGTGGCGCTGATTATCGGCATCTCGCTCATCGTGCTGTGCTTTATCTGGAAAGATCTGTTCGTCACCTTTTTTGACGAAATCCATGCCAGAACCATCGGCCTGTCGCCGCTGCGGCTGAAAATCATCTTCTTCACCCTGCTGAGCGCCTGTACCGTCGCCGCGCTGCAAACGGTGGGCGCCATTTTGGTGATCGCCATGGTGATTACGCCGGGCGCCACCGCCTGGCTGCTGACCGACCGCTTCCCGCGGCTGGTGCTGATCGCCATTGCGCTCGGCACCGCCACCAGCGCGGTAGGCGCCTGGCTGAGTTTCTTCCTGAACGGCGCCACCGGCGGCATCATCGTTTCACTACAAACGCTGATGTTCCTGCTGGCTTTTGTCTTCGCGCCCCGCCACGGGCTGCTGGCCGCCCGTCGTCAACGCCGTCTGGCGATGAGGAAATAA
- a CDS encoding metal ABC transporter substrate-binding protein has protein sequence MRKTRLSFPFPFSIVPLLAALLALLFGFSLPATAKLKVVTTFTIIQDIAQNVAGDAATVESITKPGAEIHDYQPTPRDIAKTQSANLILWNGLNLERWFGRFFENIQGVPSAVVSEGVTPIAINEGPYNGNPNPHAWMSPHNALIYIENIRAALVKYDPDNTETYNRNAKNYATQIMALDQPLRARLNNIPAEHRWLVTSEGAFSYLARDYDLKELYLWPINADEQGTPQQVRHVIDEVRQHQIPVVFSESTVSDKPARQISKETGARYGGVLYVDSLSTKDGPVPDYISLLKTTVDTIAKGFNQ, from the coding sequence ATGCGCAAGACGCGGTTATCCTTCCCGTTTCCCTTTTCTATCGTTCCGCTGTTAGCTGCCCTGTTGGCGCTGCTGTTCGGTTTTTCGCTACCGGCGACGGCAAAACTCAAGGTGGTCACCACCTTTACCATCATTCAGGATATTGCCCAAAATGTTGCCGGCGATGCCGCCACCGTTGAATCGATCACCAAACCGGGCGCGGAAATCCACGACTACCAGCCCACGCCGCGGGATATCGCCAAAACGCAGTCGGCAAACCTGATTTTGTGGAATGGCCTTAATCTGGAGCGCTGGTTCGGCCGGTTCTTTGAAAACATTCAGGGCGTACCTTCTGCGGTCGTCAGCGAAGGCGTCACGCCCATTGCGATCAACGAAGGTCCCTATAACGGCAACCCGAATCCCCACGCCTGGATGTCGCCGCACAACGCCTTAATCTACATCGAAAATATCCGGGCAGCGCTGGTGAAATACGACCCGGACAACACGGAAACCTATAATCGCAACGCCAAAAATTACGCCACGCAGATTATGGCGCTGGACCAACCGCTGCGGGCACGGCTGAACAATATTCCGGCCGAACACCGTTGGCTGGTGACCAGCGAAGGCGCCTTCAGCTATCTGGCGCGCGATTACGACCTGAAAGAACTGTATCTGTGGCCGATCAACGCTGATGAACAAGGCACGCCGCAGCAGGTGCGCCATGTTATTGATGAAGTGCGCCAGCACCAGATTCCGGTCGTATTCAGTGAAAGCACGGTATCGGATAAACCGGCACGCCAGATCAGCAAAGAAACCGGCGCGCGCTATGGCGGCGTGCTCTATGTGGATTCGCTGTCGACCAAAGACGGCCCAGTTCCCGACTACATTTCGCTGTTAAAAACCACCGTAGACACCATTGCAAAAGGTTTTAACCAATGA
- a CDS encoding transporter substrate-binding domain-containing protein has protein sequence MTVKKLSAVLALSVLFTSIGAQADLLADMTARGELKCAVYSDVPPFSSPDVNTRQLVGMDVDLCNALAKQMGLNLALVPTSVEARIAVIVTGRADVLIANLAYTKTRGNQIQFSDPYYVAKEMLLVKKDNADKTLEYFKGKRISATKGTTSEQSINLKGGKAVTFQDSASAFLALEQNKAVGFVTNMMTGIKMISQAKKDGIELAMIKEPMALEPIGVGMKRDEPALLAAVNSSLKTLDDNGTIDKIWESWIGPNTEYKMVREERVQPLSSLKFEPLE, from the coding sequence ATGACAGTAAAAAAATTATCTGCCGTTTTGGCGTTGTCAGTTTTATTCACCAGCATTGGGGCGCAGGCGGACCTGCTGGCCGATATGACTGCCCGGGGGGAGTTGAAGTGTGCGGTTTATTCTGATGTTCCCCCGTTTTCATCACCGGATGTGAATACACGTCAATTGGTGGGAATGGATGTTGACCTGTGCAATGCGCTGGCGAAGCAAATGGGGCTGAATCTGGCGCTGGTGCCAACATCGGTAGAAGCCCGCATTGCCGTGATTGTTACCGGACGCGCCGATGTGCTGATCGCCAATCTGGCCTACACGAAAACCCGCGGTAACCAAATCCAGTTCAGCGATCCGTACTACGTGGCTAAAGAGATGTTGCTGGTGAAGAAAGATAACGCAGATAAAACCCTTGAGTATTTCAAAGGCAAACGCATCAGCGCGACAAAAGGAACCACTTCTGAGCAGTCGATCAACCTTAAAGGCGGTAAAGCGGTCACCTTCCAGGATTCAGCGTCCGCATTTCTCGCGCTGGAACAAAACAAAGCGGTGGGATTCGTCACTAATATGATGACCGGCATCAAGATGATCTCACAGGCGAAAAAAGACGGTATTGAACTGGCGATGATCAAAGAACCGATGGCGCTGGAACCGATTGGCGTGGGCATGAAACGTGACGAACCGGCACTGCTGGCAGCCGTCAACAGCAGCCTGAAAACCCTGGATGACAATGGAACCATCGACAAAATCTGGGAGAGCTGGATTGGGCCGAACACCGAATACAAAATGGTGCGCGAAGAGCGTGTGCAGCCGTTGTCGAGCCTGAAATTTGAACCGCTGGAATAA
- the pxpB gene encoding 5-oxoprolinase subunit PxpB, with the protein MGWLAQHAAVFQEADVTLSTMGSRAWLVEAPGEFSLAAQRRIWSLAQILAHCDDVETLIPGVTNLLVLLKHTPEEEAAFPQRLREYWRQAREVSPQGRLIEIPVHYGGVLASDLAAVCHHTGLSEKEVIRRHYQGSYTVVALGSAPGFGYLHGLDPQLATPRKKVPSLNMPKGTVTIGGAQTGVSVLTGPNGWNAIGYADLQVFDPYAASPALMAPGDNIRFLPERIEP; encoded by the coding sequence ATGGGCTGGTTAGCGCAACACGCGGCTGTTTTTCAGGAGGCGGATGTCACCCTCTCGACTATGGGGAGCCGGGCCTGGTTGGTGGAAGCGCCTGGGGAATTTAGCCTGGCTGCCCAGCGGCGCATCTGGTCACTGGCGCAAATACTCGCTCACTGTGATGATGTCGAAACGCTGATTCCCGGCGTCACCAATTTACTGGTATTGCTCAAACATACCCCGGAAGAGGAGGCGGCTTTCCCGCAGCGGCTGCGTGAATACTGGCGGCAGGCACGGGAAGTGAGTCCGCAAGGACGGCTGATCGAAATTCCGGTTCACTATGGCGGTGTGCTGGCAAGCGATCTGGCAGCGGTTTGCCACCATACCGGCTTGAGTGAAAAAGAGGTCATTCGTCGCCATTATCAGGGGAGCTACACGGTTGTTGCGCTGGGTAGCGCCCCCGGTTTTGGTTATCTGCATGGGTTGGATCCGCAGCTCGCGACGCCGCGTAAAAAAGTACCGTCGCTCAATATGCCCAAGGGCACGGTCACCATTGGCGGAGCACAGACGGGGGTGTCGGTGTTGACCGGTCCCAACGGCTGGAACGCCATCGGCTATGCGGATTTGCAGGTCTTTGACCCTTACGCAGCCAGCCCCGCATTGATGGCGCCCGGTGATAACATCCGTTTTTTACCCGAAAGGATCGAACCGTGA
- a CDS encoding metal ABC transporter permease, translating to MEWLTLLAEPFSFPFMVKAMLAAGVVGMVCAVLSCFMVLKGWSLMGDAVSHAVLPGVVLAWLAGIPLAIGAFASGLFCALATGYVKERCRIKEDTVMGILFSGMFAVGLVLFSRVNTEQHLSHILFGNVLGITRYELQQTLAISLLVLAVVLIKWRDLVLYCFDPTQAQICGLPVKLLHYGLLTLLSLTIVAALQAVGVILVIAMLITPGITGFVLCKRFGAMMLVAVTSATFSSIFGTWLSYFLDGATGPCIVIIQSLIFIIAQCAAKMRKPQQ from the coding sequence ATGGAATGGTTGACCTTGTTAGCCGAACCCTTTTCCTTTCCGTTCATGGTCAAAGCCATGCTGGCGGCGGGCGTGGTCGGCATGGTGTGCGCGGTGCTCTCCTGTTTTATGGTGCTCAAAGGCTGGTCGCTGATGGGCGACGCCGTTTCCCACGCCGTGCTGCCCGGCGTGGTGCTGGCCTGGCTGGCGGGCATCCCGCTGGCGATCGGCGCGTTCGCCTCCGGTTTGTTTTGCGCGCTGGCTACCGGCTATGTGAAGGAACGTTGCCGCATCAAAGAAGATACCGTGATGGGGATTCTGTTTTCCGGCATGTTCGCCGTCGGTCTGGTGCTGTTTTCACGCGTCAATACCGAACAGCACCTGAGCCATATCCTGTTCGGCAACGTTCTGGGGATCACCCGCTACGAGCTGCAGCAAACGCTGGCGATCAGCCTGCTGGTGCTGGCCGTGGTCCTGATTAAATGGCGCGATCTGGTGCTGTACTGTTTTGACCCCACGCAGGCGCAGATCTGCGGTCTGCCGGTAAAACTGCTGCACTATGGCCTGTTGACGTTACTATCGCTGACCATCGTCGCCGCGCTGCAGGCGGTTGGCGTGATTTTGGTGATCGCCATGTTGATCACCCCCGGCATTACCGGGTTTGTGCTGTGCAAACGGTTCGGCGCCATGATGCTGGTGGCGGTGACCAGCGCGACCTTCTCGTCGATTTTCGGCACCTGGCTTAGCTACTTCCTTGATGGCGCGACCGGGCCGTGCATCGTAATTATCCAGTCGCTGATTTTTATCATCGCGCAGTGCGCCGCGAAAATGCGAAAACCGCAGCAGTGA